One Natrinema longum genomic window carries:
- a CDS encoding sugar phosphate isomerase/epimerase family protein yields the protein MSESTPRFGAAMDIRFETDVESFVAFLTDAGLEHVELRAGYLDVREDGPDPRTLRTVADEYDVTYSVHAPHLDVAPGAINDHVRSGVVEATTDALEFAAAIDAVGVVLHGGGARTRYPTRVREYVRSQAVETVRACARRAADVDVPLCLENQRCKSDVRRFTATPDRLASFLEDVGVGSDALRITLDVGHAKASDVEYERFVDRFEDRIHLVHLHDNNGETDAHDPLPSFRSVAADVGAPYNVLEMKSRADIERSL from the coding sequence ATGTCTGAGTCGACCCCGCGGTTCGGCGCTGCGATGGACATCCGCTTCGAGACGGACGTGGAGTCGTTCGTCGCCTTTCTGACCGACGCGGGATTGGAGCACGTCGAACTCCGCGCCGGCTATCTCGACGTCCGCGAGGACGGTCCCGATCCACGGACACTCCGGACCGTGGCCGACGAGTACGACGTAACCTACTCCGTCCACGCCCCACACCTCGACGTTGCACCGGGGGCGATCAACGACCACGTCCGGTCGGGCGTCGTCGAGGCGACGACGGACGCGCTCGAGTTCGCCGCCGCCATCGACGCCGTCGGCGTCGTCCTCCACGGCGGTGGCGCACGGACACGGTACCCGACCCGCGTCCGCGAGTACGTCCGTTCTCAGGCCGTCGAGACGGTTCGAGCGTGTGCCCGCCGCGCCGCAGACGTGGATGTCCCGCTCTGTCTAGAGAACCAGCGATGCAAGTCCGATGTCCGACGCTTCACCGCGACCCCGGACCGTCTCGCGTCCTTCCTCGAGGATGTCGGCGTCGGATCGGACGCGCTTCGAATTACCCTCGACGTCGGCCACGCGAAGGCCAGCGACGTCGAGTACGAGCGATTCGTCGACCGCTTCGAGGACCGGATTCATCTCGTCCATCTCCACGACAACAACGGAGAGACGGATGCACACGATCCACTTCCCTCGTTTCGGTCAGTCGCCGCCGACGTCGGCGCTCCGTACAACGTCCTCGAGATGAAGTCCCGTGCCGACATCGAGCGATCGCTCTAA
- the sufU gene encoding Fe-S cluster assembly sulfur transfer protein SufU: MGLGSDMYRQQILDHYKNPRNYGELEDPTFTHIGENPMCGDEIRMDVELADDEETIERVAFQGDGCAISQASASMLSGELAGKTIEELHEMDRDDVIEMLGVEISPMRVKCAVLAEKVAQDGAEIYQGELDVDKTTTED; the protein is encoded by the coding sequence ATGGGACTGGGCTCCGATATGTACCGACAGCAGATCCTCGACCACTACAAGAACCCCCGCAACTACGGGGAACTCGAGGATCCTACGTTCACGCACATCGGCGAGAACCCGATGTGTGGCGACGAGATTCGCATGGACGTCGAGCTCGCCGACGACGAGGAGACGATCGAGCGGGTCGCGTTCCAGGGCGACGGCTGTGCGATCAGCCAGGCTTCCGCCAGCATGCTCTCGGGCGAACTCGCCGGCAAAACGATCGAAGAACTCCACGAGATGGATCGCGACGACGTGATCGAGATGCTCGGCGTCGAGATTTCGCCGATGCGAGTCAAATGTGCCGTCCTCGCCGAGAAGGTCGCCCAGGACGGCGCGGAGATCTATCAGGGCGAACTCGACGTGGACAAGACGACGACCGAGGACTGA
- a CDS encoding HD domain-containing protein, translated as MLEAVRDRARPYFDDASPAHDWHHVQRVETLAETLVDRHPESTDERVVRLAVALHDIGRTREDRGKIDDHASWGAREGGRILRDLGAATETVERVQHCIRAHRYSTATEPATLEAKLVSDADNLDALGAVRIARVFTYGGEIDEPIHDPTRSIEADDTDAGATQYNHFHKKILDLPERMYTDPGRDLAVDRAAFVRQYLDRFDGELSGES; from the coding sequence ATGCTCGAGGCAGTTCGCGACCGTGCTCGTCCCTACTTCGATGACGCATCGCCGGCCCACGACTGGCACCACGTCCAGCGGGTCGAAACGCTCGCCGAGACGCTCGTCGATAGACATCCGGAATCGACCGACGAACGAGTCGTCCGACTCGCCGTTGCCCTCCACGATATCGGCCGCACCCGGGAAGATCGCGGGAAGATCGACGATCATGCGAGCTGGGGTGCCCGGGAGGGCGGCCGGATCCTGCGGGATCTCGGTGCGGCGACGGAGACGGTCGAACGCGTCCAGCACTGTATCCGCGCACACCGGTACTCGACCGCCACCGAACCCGCGACGCTCGAGGCGAAACTCGTCTCCGACGCCGACAACCTCGACGCGCTCGGAGCGGTCAGAATCGCTCGCGTGTTCACGTATGGCGGCGAGATCGACGAGCCGATCCACGATCCCACCCGGTCGATCGAGGCGGACGACACCGACGCCGGCGCGACGCAGTACAACCACTTCCACAAGAAGATTCTCGACCTGCCAGAACGGATGTACACCGATCCCGGTCGCGACCTCGCCGTCGATCGGGCGGCCTTCGTTCGGCAGTATCTCGACCGATTCGACGGGGAACTCTCGGGCGAGTCGTAA
- a CDS encoding response regulator, whose translation MGTEDERLDEPIDILLVEPNPGDSRLFEENFTDAKLLNTIHVVSDGESALDFVHQRNEFANEPRPDIVLLEPQLPGKSGVDVLSELKNEPSLDGIPVVVLTSSDAGERIVQSHGLEVDTYMRKPVEPKEFVEFVQSIEAFWITIVQRESQ comes from the coding sequence ATGGGGACCGAAGACGAACGATTGGACGAGCCGATCGACATCCTGCTGGTCGAACCTAACCCCGGCGACAGTCGGCTCTTCGAGGAGAATTTTACGGATGCGAAGCTGTTGAACACGATTCACGTCGTCTCCGATGGGGAATCGGCGCTCGATTTCGTCCACCAGCGAAACGAGTTCGCGAACGAACCGCGTCCGGATATCGTCCTCCTCGAGCCGCAGTTGCCCGGCAAAAGCGGGGTCGACGTCCTCTCGGAGCTGAAAAACGAACCATCGCTGGACGGGATTCCGGTCGTGGTGCTCACGAGTTCCGACGCGGGCGAACGGATCGTCCAATCCCACGGCCTCGAGGTGGACACGTACATGCGCAAGCCGGTCGAACCGAAAGAGTTCGTCGAGTTCGTCCAGTCGATCGAGGCGTTCTGGATCACGATCGTCCAGCGAGAATCCCAGTGA
- a CDS encoding 60S ribosomal export protein NMD3, translated as MSESRAFCPRCGDPVPERSASDANDPLRPGAEVELCDSCYFEDFDFVDAPDRIDVRVCARCGAVYRGNRWVDVGAEDYTDIAIEEVSESLGVHVDVEDVAWQIDPEQVDQNTIRMHCFFTGVVRGTPVEEQVTVPVKIARQTCTRCGRIAGDYYASIVQIRAEDRTPTTEETERAKEIANRIVADMEATGDRNAFVTEVGETDDGLNIKVSTNKIGKKISNKMIEEFGGTVNDAETLVTEDEDGNEVYRVTFAVRLPPYTPGDVIDLADDDGGPVLVRSARGNLKGVRVTTGERYEASYEEGNSPEARKLGNLEDATEATVVTVEDENAVQLLDPETFRAKTVSRPDYFDPEAETVPVLKSRAGVHVLPDESDD; from the coding sequence ATGAGTGAGTCGCGTGCGTTCTGTCCCCGGTGTGGGGACCCCGTCCCCGAGCGATCGGCGAGCGACGCGAACGATCCGTTGCGCCCCGGCGCGGAGGTCGAACTCTGTGATTCCTGTTACTTCGAGGATTTCGACTTCGTCGACGCGCCCGATCGGATCGACGTTCGCGTCTGTGCCCGGTGTGGCGCGGTCTACCGGGGGAACCGGTGGGTCGACGTCGGTGCGGAGGACTACACCGACATCGCCATCGAGGAGGTCAGCGAGTCGCTGGGCGTCCACGTCGACGTCGAGGACGTCGCCTGGCAGATCGATCCCGAACAGGTCGACCAGAACACGATCCGGATGCACTGTTTCTTCACGGGCGTCGTCCGCGGGACTCCCGTCGAGGAACAGGTGACGGTCCCGGTCAAGATCGCCCGCCAGACCTGTACTCGGTGCGGGCGGATCGCCGGCGACTACTACGCCAGCATCGTCCAGATCCGCGCCGAGGATCGAACGCCGACCACGGAAGAAACCGAGCGAGCGAAAGAGATCGCGAATCGGATCGTGGCGGACATGGAAGCCACGGGCGACCGCAACGCCTTCGTCACCGAAGTCGGCGAAACCGACGACGGCCTGAACATCAAGGTCTCGACCAACAAGATCGGCAAGAAGATCTCGAACAAGATGATCGAGGAGTTCGGGGGGACCGTCAACGACGCCGAAACACTCGTCACGGAGGACGAGGACGGCAACGAGGTCTATCGGGTCACCTTCGCCGTTCGCCTGCCGCCGTACACGCCCGGCGACGTGATCGACCTCGCCGACGACGACGGCGGCCCCGTCCTCGTTCGCAGCGCCCGCGGTAACCTCAAAGGGGTCCGCGTGACGACCGGGGAACGCTACGAGGCGAGCTACGAGGAGGGCAACTCGCCCGAGGCGCGGAAACTGGGCAACCTCGAGGACGCGACCGAGGCGACGGTCGTCACCGTCGAGGACGAAAACGCCGTGCAGCTACTCGACCCCGAGACGTTCCGCGCGAAGACCGTCTCGCGGCCGGACTACTTCGACCCCGAGGCCGAGACCGTGCCCGTCCTGAAGAGCCGCGCCGGAGTGCACGTCTTGCCCGACGAGAGCGATGACTGA
- a CDS encoding class I SAM-dependent methyltransferase, whose translation MTDEDSDDQPGDGESDDLERAVEDVLEPATADAPLAVLVAKSRAETAIESLRAEGVYDDSRRVREAQGSRGANPADGSKAREDGPERVALPVTEPPSETAVSEVVKQLEPEPRSPDLEDLLAERGWSDADLESAPGSWAVIGSVILVTVPAGCPDEAELGEALLELHGEANSVLADEGIANDGAAGTYREPRTRLLAGESDTETIHTEHGTRYGLDPAKVMFSAGNQAERARMGTLGSADERVFDMFAGIGYFTLPLARAGAHVTATEINPTAFRYLLENAVLNDVGDRVDAYMTDCRDLASELDADRVVMGYYGSSDGDTGDEGAHGTRADEAHEYLPDALAALVPGGVVHYHEATPEAQLWDRPLERLESAAHAAGRDLEVLEKRRVKSHSAGVAHVVVDARFG comes from the coding sequence ATGACTGACGAGGACAGCGACGACCAGCCGGGGGACGGGGAGTCCGACGACCTCGAGCGGGCGGTCGAGGACGTCCTCGAACCGGCGACGGCGGACGCGCCCCTCGCGGTGCTCGTCGCCAAATCACGCGCGGAGACGGCGATCGAGTCGCTGCGTGCCGAGGGCGTCTACGACGACTCGCGGCGCGTCCGCGAGGCCCAGGGCTCACGGGGAGCGAATCCCGCGGACGGGTCGAAGGCCCGCGAGGACGGACCGGAACGGGTCGCGCTCCCGGTCACCGAGCCGCCGAGCGAGACGGCGGTCTCCGAGGTCGTCAAACAACTCGAGCCCGAGCCCCGAAGCCCGGATCTCGAGGACCTGCTTGCCGAGCGGGGCTGGAGCGACGCGGACCTCGAGTCGGCACCCGGCTCGTGGGCGGTGATCGGGTCGGTGATCCTCGTGACGGTGCCCGCGGGCTGTCCCGACGAGGCGGAACTGGGTGAGGCCCTGCTCGAACTCCACGGCGAGGCCAACAGCGTGCTGGCCGACGAGGGGATCGCCAACGACGGGGCCGCCGGGACCTACCGCGAGCCCCGCACCCGACTGCTCGCCGGAGAGAGCGATACGGAGACGATCCACACCGAGCACGGAACCCGATACGGCCTCGATCCCGCGAAAGTGATGTTCTCGGCCGGCAACCAGGCCGAGCGCGCCCGAATGGGAACGCTCGGGAGCGCCGACGAGCGCGTGTTCGACATGTTCGCCGGCATCGGCTACTTCACCCTGCCGCTGGCCCGGGCCGGTGCACACGTGACGGCGACGGAGATCAACCCGACCGCGTTTCGGTATCTGCTCGAGAACGCCGTGCTCAACGACGTCGGCGACCGCGTCGACGCCTACATGACCGACTGTCGCGACCTCGCGAGCGAACTCGACGCCGATCGAGTCGTCATGGGGTATTACGGCAGTTCGGACGGCGACACCGGCGACGAGGGGGCACACGGAACGCGAGCCGACGAAGCACACGAATACCTCCCGGACGCCCTCGCAGCGCTCGTCCCCGGCGGCGTCGTCCACTACCACGAGGCGACCCCGGAAGCGCAGCTGTGGGACCGGCCCCTCGAGCGACTCGAGTCGGCGGCCCACGCGGCCGGACGCGACCTCGAGGTCCTCGAGAAGCGGCGGGTGAAAAGCCACAGTGCGGGCGTCGCACACGTCGTGGTCGATGCGCGGTTCGGGTAA
- a CDS encoding helicase C-terminal domain-containing protein translates to MNLERIFEEFPAPSYRGTQQQALRDVRDAFAAGNDVVLVRAPTGSGKSLLARAIAGCARRADAGDPSDATGAYYTTPQVSQLDDVAADDLLADLNVIRGKSNYTCILPDERETPVNQAPCVRERGYDCSVKHRCPYFSDRAIASNREIAAMTLAYFMQTAGSEVFRKRDVVVVDEAHGLAEWAEMYATIQLGPRTVPFWDDLRVPEVDGVERAVRYAESLAQTCTRRKDDLLAQDSLSPADVRERDRLQELIGELEWFVSDYRDPGSPTTWLVDQSEPRSRDAGGTGDDGDDPQGGPLTIKPMNPEKYLQHTVWDRGNKFALLSATILNKEAFCRQVGLEPDSVALVDVDHTFPVENRPLYDVTQGKMTYEERDETTPKIARTIVRLMQHHPDEKGLIHAHSYDIQDRLADLLTDFGVGDRIRTHDRDGRDAALEAWKAADDPDVFLSVKMEEALDLKGDLCRWQVLCKAPFLNTGDSRVAHRLEEGQWAWYYRTTLRTVMQACGRVVRAPDDYGATYLADSSLVDCFERARTDMPDWFAAQVDRMERPDLPSFEPRAALGASGTSHRASSGSGTASRQGRASETGADDGRRTDRSSSRSSRSGRSSRSSPLADVWDTDG, encoded by the coding sequence GTGAATCTCGAGCGGATCTTCGAGGAGTTCCCCGCGCCGAGCTATCGCGGGACCCAACAGCAGGCCCTCCGTGACGTTCGCGACGCGTTCGCGGCCGGCAACGACGTCGTGCTCGTGCGTGCGCCGACGGGCAGTGGCAAGTCCCTGCTGGCCAGGGCCATCGCGGGCTGTGCTCGCCGCGCCGATGCGGGCGATCCCAGCGACGCGACGGGGGCGTACTATACGACGCCGCAGGTCTCCCAGCTGGACGACGTGGCGGCCGACGACCTGCTGGCCGACCTCAACGTCATCCGGGGGAAGTCCAACTACACCTGCATCCTGCCCGATGAACGCGAGACGCCGGTCAATCAGGCCCCCTGCGTGCGAGAGCGGGGGTACGACTGCTCGGTCAAACACCGGTGTCCGTACTTCTCCGATCGGGCGATCGCCTCGAACCGGGAAATCGCGGCGATGACGCTCGCGTACTTCATGCAGACCGCCGGCAGCGAGGTCTTCCGCAAACGCGACGTCGTGGTCGTCGACGAGGCCCACGGCCTCGCCGAGTGGGCCGAGATGTACGCGACCATTCAACTCGGCCCGCGAACCGTGCCGTTCTGGGACGACCTTCGCGTTCCCGAGGTGGACGGCGTCGAGCGGGCCGTACGCTACGCCGAGAGCCTCGCACAGACGTGTACGCGCCGCAAGGACGATCTGCTCGCACAGGACTCGCTCTCTCCCGCCGACGTGCGCGAACGCGACCGCTTACAGGAACTCATCGGGGAACTCGAGTGGTTCGTCTCCGATTACCGCGACCCGGGGAGCCCGACGACGTGGCTGGTCGATCAGTCCGAGCCGCGGTCCCGCGATGCCGGCGGCACTGGAGACGACGGCGACGACCCCCAGGGCGGTCCGCTGACGATCAAACCGATGAACCCCGAGAAGTACCTCCAGCACACCGTCTGGGACCGTGGTAACAAGTTCGCGCTCCTCTCGGCGACGATCCTCAACAAGGAGGCGTTCTGCCGGCAGGTCGGGCTCGAACCCGACAGCGTCGCCTTGGTCGACGTCGATCACACCTTCCCCGTCGAGAACCGGCCGCTGTACGACGTTACGCAGGGGAAGATGACCTACGAGGAGCGCGACGAAACGACGCCGAAGATCGCCCGGACGATCGTCCGGCTGATGCAACACCACCCCGACGAGAAGGGGCTGATACACGCCCACTCCTACGACATTCAGGACCGGCTGGCCGACCTCCTGACCGACTTCGGCGTCGGCGATCGGATCCGAACGCACGACCGCGACGGCCGCGACGCCGCACTCGAGGCCTGGAAGGCCGCCGACGACCCCGACGTCTTCCTCTCGGTGAAGATGGAGGAAGCCCTGGACCTCAAAGGCGACCTCTGTCGCTGGCAAGTGCTCTGTAAAGCGCCGTTTCTCAACACCGGCGACTCGCGGGTGGCCCACCGTCTCGAGGAGGGACAGTGGGCCTGGTACTACCGGACCACGCTCCGGACCGTCATGCAGGCCTGCGGGCGGGTCGTCCGCGCCCCCGACGACTACGGAGCGACGTATCTGGCGGACTCGAGTCTGGTGGATTGTTTCGAGCGCGCCCGGACTGACATGCCCGACTGGTTCGCAGCACAGGTCGACCGGATGGAACGGCCGGACCTGCCGTCGTTCGAGCCCCGAGCCGCACTCGGTGCGTCGGGGACCAGTCACCGGGCCAGTTCCGGGTCCGGAACGGCGTCGCGTCAGGGCCGAGCCAGCGAGACGGGTGCCGACGATGGCCGGCGGACCGACCGTTCGTCGTCGCGATCGAGCCGGTCCGGGCGATCCTCCCGCTCGAGTCCGCTCGCGGACGTCTGGGACACGGACGGGTGA
- a CDS encoding DUF7561 family protein has protein sequence MSKASCDGCGRTVTVSGGIANLWSFGTDAGTVGTGITLELEDGTSHLLCYPCLEVVPDYPTAEDIERLEQVDEETSRVGTQRTE, from the coding sequence ATGTCCAAAGCCTCCTGTGACGGCTGTGGCCGAACGGTCACGGTTTCCGGCGGGATCGCCAACCTCTGGTCGTTCGGTACCGACGCCGGCACCGTCGGGACCGGGATCACCCTGGAACTCGAGGACGGAACCTCCCACCTGCTGTGTTACCCGTGTCTCGAGGTGGTTCCCGACTACCCGACCGCCGAAGACATCGAGCGGTTGGAGCAGGTCGACGAGGAGACCTCACGGGTTGGTACGCAGCGCACCGAGTGA